TATCCCTTTCTCTTACTTCACGATTGATGAAAAATACCGCATCATCCCGCGTATGCCCGCCTGTAAGCTGGCTCCTGCCTGCTATTTCAGTCTTGTTGACAGCGCCTTTTAAATCGTATCCGTGCATAGGCAATACTACAAGGTCAGGCGCATCATTATAATAGTTCCCGCTGTAAAGTTCCTCTTTTATAAAGACTGTTTTTATAACTTTTTCTCCGTCTATCTCAAGCGGCAATAACTCCTCTTTCAGTTTCTGCCTCAGGTCTTCATATTCACCGGCATCAACACAGCCGCGCGAGTATTTTCCCTTCAGATGGATATAAAACCTTGAAGGGTCCAGCACAAAAACCCTGCTGTCTTCGCTTATCTCCTCAAATGAGCCGGGCGCCTCTTTTTTGAATTTGAGATAACCTTTTTCCCTGAGCCATGAATTAAGATAAATCTCTTTTTTTATCGCAGTTGAGCCGTGGTCAGAGACTATTATAAAAGGGATTTCCTGCCCTGCCCTTTTGTAAAATTCACCGATAAGCGCATCTATCTTTTTATAGAAATTTATGAAAAAATTATGCTCGGAATGCGACTTATCTTCAAGGGCGCACCAGAGATAATGATGCAGGCGGTCAGTTTCAGTGATTACCCCGATAAATAAATCCCACTCCTCATTGTCCAGAAAGTGCAAAATGGCATTCTTCCTGATTTCAAAGGCCTGGTCTATATCAGCGCTCAGAGCAGACAGGGATTCCTTTGCCTTTTGCGTATCAACGTCCATCCTGTAATCAATGCTCTTTAAATATTCATAAGCGCTTTCAGGGTAAGTCGCCTTCTTGAGGTCCAGCGCTACAAAGCCTGCCGTGAGGATTCCATTTAATTTTTTTGCAGGATATGTTGACGGAAGGTTAAGCACAATGCTTTTTTTGTCATGCCTGCCGGCCATGTCCCACAGTGTGTCGCTTTTTATGTCCGAGGAGTTGGGGAAGCGCCATTTGTAGCTGTCCTTTTGCACTTCCATAAAACCGTATATGCCGTGTTTCCCAGGATTAACGCCTGTCATGAATGTGCTCCATGACGTGGATGACACTTCAGGTATTGAGGCGGTCATATACGTAAGCGTTCCCTTTTTTACTATTGCCGAGAGATTAGGCATAATGCCTTCATTCATAAAGCGCACAAGAAGGCTGTAAGGAACGCCGTCAATGCCGAGGACAATAACTTTTTTACTGCTGTCTTTAGGGGATAATTTTTTTTTTAA
The sequence above is drawn from the Nitrospirota bacterium genome and encodes:
- a CDS encoding alkaline phosphatase family protein, which codes for MLGFLKKKLSPKDSSKKVIVLGIDGVPYSLLVRFMNEGIMPNLSAIVKKGTLTYMTASIPEVSSTSWSTFMTGVNPGKHGIYGFMEVQKDSYKWRFPNSSDIKSDTLWDMAGRHDKKSIVLNLPSTYPAKKLNGILTAGFVALDLKKATYPESAYEYLKSIDYRMDVDTQKAKESLSALSADIDQAFEIRKNAILHFLDNEEWDLFIGVITETDRLHHYLWCALEDKSHSEHNFFINFYKKIDALIGEFYKRAGQEIPFIIVSDHGSTAIKKEIYLNSWLREKGYLKFKKEAPGSFEEISEDSRVFVLDPSRFYIHLKGKYSRGCVDAGEYEDLRQKLKEELLPLEIDGEKVIKTVFIKEELYSGNYYNDAPDLVVLPMHGYDLKGAVNKTEIAGRSQLTGGHTRDDAVFFINREVRERDINIADVGPTIISLMGIKGENFDGRCLV